The Xiphophorus maculatus strain JP 163 A chromosome 5, X_maculatus-5.0-male, whole genome shotgun sequence nucleotide sequence ACTGtgttgaacattaaaaaaacataattgtaaaagttaaaacaatgctttcaagtatttgttttctttaacagatCGAAGTTTTAAATCCTGATGAGAGTCCAGCGAAAGGTGTGGCTGTGGTAGTTGATCCTGGGTCAGTTAGTGGTTTAACTGGAGCCAGTGGATTAGCGAGGCTTACCATCAATACAGTGGCAAGCTCCGATCCCCTACTTATTACAGTAAGTCATTTGGACCCTTCATGTCTAATAGCTCTTCTGTAGTGTAAAGGTGGAATTGACCTACTTggcttttggctttttttgtgaaataatttcctgatttccatgtatttttccttttttttaataaattcttaGTCAACTCTTTCGTGTATTTTTAACTACTTgaaaaaatacaaccaaacttcatctctttttttgtttttaagacagCAGCTGCTGTGAAGTCTTTTCAGAATCTATAGGTGAATgctaaaaaatgttgttcttttaggACATGATGTTACTCCTCTCGAGTTTAATCAAGGCTTAACGCAGTTCTTGGTTTCTACAGCCATTTATTGTGGACACGTCTTACAAAGTCCCCAAAAATGCCCtcagaactaaaaacaaaaggtaacaCAAACCCAAATCAGTTCACAATAAATTGactatttacataaataaaagatacaaataaacaaaaccgtACCTCATTAGCCGCATTGACTCCAGaggaataaagtttaatttctagCGATCAGCTTCTTGAGCTTGAATGCCCCATGTGGCTCTAAGTGGGCCAGCTAATGCTTCCCCGGGCAACACATGGTTcgtggaacaaaataaaagttcccCCCACATTTGAATGTACACTTAACCAAACTTAATGAGCATCAACACAAATTTACTAAAATTACCACACATATTAAacttaatgtttaatattaaacaaactttaactACTGCCACCTTAAACCAaacatcaaaaaacaataaatcagatgCAGTTGTCTTGACAACAGCTACACATGAGCCAACTGAAGGTATGCCAGTGACTTAAAGTGCATTGATGTGGTGATAGTTGCTTTAAATTCCTCCATGACCCAAAGCTGTAGGACAGACAGATCTCTGCCttgctgcatttgggtccatGGTCACTACTACATCATGATAGTCAcccatttattttatatttttgtggagcaaaagctgcaataaatgtagttttctctctgttttgtttttttttttttctgcggGTGAGAGGGGTTTGGGGGATTAGGTGAAAATGAGGAAGAATGCAACAGAATCAAATGTAAGTCATGTCTATGAACAATCAATATCAATTGACTCAACTAGAGTCAACTAGAGAGAGCTGAGATGAGTGCACATTCAAATTTTCATGTGCATAAATGGAGGGTTTTTGGCTGGTCAAACACCCCTCACTTAAGATGTAAAAGACTTGtagtaaatcaatcaatcaaattttatttgtatagcacatttcagcagcaaagcatttcaaagtgctttacatcattacaaacacagaaacacaatgcaacatagaatcaatcattaagtcaagttccatcaataaatttgtaattgattacatttcaaatacaatcgtaaacaggtgggtttttagtcgagatttaaaagaagtcagtgtttcagctgttttacagttttctggaagtttgttccaaatttgtggtgcatagatgctgaaagatgcttctcctcatttggttctggttctggggatgcagagcagaaccagaactggaagacctgagaggtctggaaggttgatacaacaacagcagatctttaatgtattgcgGTGCTAgaccgttcagtgatttgtaaactaacaacagtattataaagtctattctttgagctacagggagccagtgtagggactttaaaactggtgttatgtgctctatcttcctggttttagtgagaacgcgagcagcagcattctggatcagctgcagctgtttgattgatttgttggtcagacctgtgaagacgctgttgcaataatcaatgcgactaaagatgaacgcatggatgagtttctctagatctggctgagacattagtcctttaatcctggaaatgttcttcaggtgatagaaggccgacttttaGTAAAGACAGCGAAACAAGTATATAACAAGCATAGCTGTGCCAATATTCACAGAAACCAGTTTCTTCTGCCCTATTTCATAATATCACAGATTTAGTCtgtcaattacttttttttttcctttctttaaatgCTTGTTTAATTTTAGGCAAGGACAAATGTTCCTCAAATCCCTTATGAAAGACAAGCATCAGTCAACATGACAGCCTACCCATATCAACATGAAAGCAGCAATTACATCCACATAGGTAAGTGATTTctagacatattttaataaactctGACCATGGTAATATCAGTAACATACAAAATACATGGGTTTCTACTTCCGTTGATTGTCCCACTTTAACAGCTGAAATCTATGACTACAGGTCTGGACACGACACTCCTGAAATTGGGGACAAACATGAAgattaatctttattttaaaggcCAGGATAAACATTGTGACATCACATGCCTCGTGAGAAACACTCTTTAAATTTACGTCTTGTTAATGGGCATCCTTTCAGAGTCTGATTTCCTTTGTTGCATAGTTAAACTAACCCTTCCCACAGGTCTTCAGCAGAGGCCAGTTGGTCCAGTATAAACGACACAGGAGAGAAAGTCAGTCACTGATCACCATGATACTTCCAATTACCAAAGAAATGCTGCCATCCTTTCGCCTCGTTGCCTACTTCCATCCAACTCCCCAGGAAGTGGTATCTGACTCTGTTTGGGTGGACGTGGAAGACACCTGCATGGGATCGGTGAGAGAAATGTTACATTGCAAGTAAAGTCCAGGATTTAACAAATCACGGCtctaatggggtttttttctctttcttttttagttgACGTTAAGCTCAAACAAGAAATCATACTTGCCTCGAGAAAAAGGCATGCTTGAGCTTAAAATCACAGGAGATCCAGGGGCAAAAGTGGGTCTGGTTGCAGTCGACAAAGGGGTCTATATTCTAAACAATAAGTACCGTCTGACACAGAAAAAggcaatttttaatttttcttttcttttccaagtTTAACATGTTAGATTTCTGTCCtatgctttgaaaaaaaaagaagaaaatgacattCAAAGTGATTCGATAAGTTTGTATAGACACAGtatttcccaaccctggtcctcaaggcacactgccctgcatgttttatacGTTTCCCTCCTTTAATGCACCTGATTCAGATCATTGCAGCTCAGCAAacgtcatcaattgaaatcagccgGGCTGAAGCAAGGACACGCATAAAACATGTGTTTTCAGGACCATAGTTGGGAAACACTTTTATCATCACAATACCATTCAAATTTGAAAATTTACCACAAACGGTTTCAAATCCATAGCAATTTCCCACATTGAAATACATCTGTTCCACATGATGATCATGTAGAGATGATTAATTTTTAACttcacatggaaaaaaaacaagcaaaaaaaatttatatgtatatatatatatgagtaGTTATATATAACTACTCACAAAAAGATATGGAAATTTAACTTTCAAATGGAATTTATGGAAAATGTAAAGTTCATGTTACAATGATATATTATGAAAGTAGAAGCGTGGAATACAGATTTTTCTCTGCTGACAATGATAGGCCAACTCGTCTCCTatgcaacacatttattttgcaaacactgcaaaaaactgccacaaaaaaacagcacattACAGAAGCTACTCGGTGTGTTTCCTGTACATTGCTCCATAAAGTACTAACCAGGTTCTTCCGTTTTACAATAATATTAACACAACACACTTGTACTGTAAAATCCAATAATGAAACAGTTGAGCTTAAATCAGTTCCTATTATAACCAATTACATACTTTTACAGAAGACAATCCAAAATGTTCGACTTCACAACAAATCAACTGCTTTGTGAAGTATCTAAAACAGGGTCACAACTTGGTGTTCCCACAAAACATTGATCCTGaacacactttaaaatgtttttttcaaaatttatagGAGAAGCTGGTTTGTTTAAGAAAAGGGCATCATCACTAGACTAACAGCCAAACATGTTGTGAAATCATTAAgagtaaagattttaaatatttgaataacCTCTCCTTTGCTCAGATTTGGGATGTGGTTGAGCAGTATGACACAGGCTGCAGTCCAGGTGGTGGGAACAATAGCAGGAATGTGTTCAATGATGCTGGGCTGTTATTTAAGACCAACACAGCTTTTGAGACACCCTACAGAACAGGTAAGTCCTGATCCTAAGGTGTTAGAGTACAAACTAAAAACCTAACCTGGCAACTTATTAGACTTATTTTGTTCCTCAGTCTATATGtactcatgtttttattttttactacaGACTCAGACTTTATATAACTGTTTCTCTCATAGATGAAGCACTTAAAGGAGCTTCTAACAACataacatctgaaaaaaaaacatttattttttaaaagcagtgttTCAACTGTTAAAATGAGaaagtagattttttaaaacaatgtactgaaaataatttacaagCAACTTGTTTAAAACAACTGTGCTTAGACATACAGTAAGTTAGATAAATCAGGCCCATAACAAGATGTAGTTTTAAAGATGCCTTATTACTAACtcctttaaaatatattcatacacTATGGAGAAtagttttgtcctttttttgtttaacagcaaattttttcttgcaattacagatttaaaatgtgaGTCTCATCACCGGCAGAAACGAGCTGCCTCCATTTCAGAAGTCATAAGCAAATTGGGTAAGTTGTAGCTATTATTCCCTCCTCATTTTAGGTCAGTTGAAATTATGCTCTGCAGATGTTGCTTTTGGTTTAAAACAACAGACAAACGgaagaaaaaagtataaaattttGAAACTACACAGATAATGGCAACAAGTTCCTCATCAAATGTGTAGACTTGAAGACTTGAGGACAGGATTGCTCATGGTGCTTCTGCCATGCCTGTAAGGTCCATCCTCCCATCAAGACCATACCGATGTGTGGTGATGTTAGGCAAGAGAGAGTGGGAGGCCCAATGGGGGCAGCTCCACAACTGGTCCCCTCTTGTCCAGGAACAAGGGACTCACAACAGAGTGGCTGCCGCGCTGGGTGAGGGTAGCAGTCCTTCTGACAAAAGCTTAAGGCACGGAGACTTGCGGAACCAGCCAGGATTGTAGGCACCATGCGAGCCCCAGCAGAGCAGCCAGTCTCCAAACCCCAAACCTCCAATGTCTACCTGGGCAAAATCTAAGTTCCTCAACCCAACcacatccatacatacatacctATCTACCTATCTAACTGTCTGCCTATCGAAAGATGAATCAATCGCTTAAAATTTCAAGTAAtcttttgctcattttattcTCCATCTACATCTTTTGTAAATGGAGTGTGTTCAGGATCAATGTTTGGTAGGAACACTAAGATGTAAGGATACCTTTTAAAAGATATCTGTCCctttttcttcaataaacaaacttcttgtttgaattaaaactaTTACAATTTTAAACTTGCCAATGGTTTGAATAGTTTTGGATTTCACTTTACGCAATATCTTATCTATGATGATATAAAGCATTAGAGTGTCTGATTTAGTTTCTATTTGGGATGATGGATCAGATGGTTAACTAGAGAAGAAATGAGAGTCAATGAGTCagttttttgtctcatttgtgAACATTAAAGTCTGACCTGAAGAACAGTCTGTATTTTAAATGATGGTGCCCATCAGGTTGACCATGACACAGAGATTGTCCTGGGATCATGAAAGACACAAAGCATTCTTTGTGTATTGTTGtgtttcattgtttcattttggaAATTTTATTATGTTGTCTCCATATTTTCTTCTCATTAAATCTCACTTTCCCAACAGCAAACACATATAATGCAACTGAAAAGTTGAAAAGAGAGTGCTGTCTGGATGGTATGAAGGACATCCCTGTTGCATACACATGTGAGAGGCGGAGCAATTACATTTCGGACGGCCCAGATTGTGTTGCAGCTTTCTTGCACTGTTGTAATGAGATGCAAAAAGAGCAAGCTAAGCGAAGAGAAGAAATACTTCATTTGGCCCGTAGTAAGTGGGAAAGGGTTTAGGtggttttgttttagtcatAACATTGTTATGTCATCCCCACAGCTGCTCAATAACCGTTTTACCAGtgcttatttttgtgtttaggtGAGGTGGATGATTATCACATGAGCAACATAATAACAACACGAAGCAAATTCCCTGAAAGCTGGCTTTGGTATGATATCACATTACCTGGATGCCCTCGGGACGATCCAGACTGGTGAGAGTAGCACCAAAGAAATGTACGCAAGAACAGAAAGTTCCACATTTATTAAAGGGATTTATGGTTTCTTTATGCCAGTGTCAGCACAACCTTTCgaaaaaaatatgcattgcCTGACTCTATCACCACATGGCAACTGACTGGAATTAGTTTGTCAAACACTCATGGTGAGTACTTAAGCtgtgtgctgtttttttatcaatatatatatttctcccttttgctttcttttttcacaaccttagctcatttaaatatttattttatatgactGAACTGCCTTTTATCTATTTCAGTACCTTGTTTGTTTCATCCAGGTTCATTATTAACAAAACAAGCCAAATTGTAGATGTTTCATTCTTGTCACTGGATGCTGTAAATCtccacatttaatttttccttGCTTTACTTGGCTTTGGAtcagtttgaatattttaatattaatttcagtGTGCATGTTGGTCTGTGGAATAATTCTGTGGTCAGTATAGAACCAAATTCAGGTTTGAGCCTTAAAAAGTTTAGTTACAAATTTGTTTTCCAAGGAATTGTAAAATCCTCCACATGTTCGGCACTTGAGGCTTagaaaaaacctttttgaattataatgacacaaaaaagggatagaaaaaaatggtaaaaagaaaaaccatgtAGGCAATGCTAATACATTAACACACATAGCTGGAATCTACTAAAGCTTTAAAAGTTGTTAAGGTTTACCACTTAAAGCAATCGTATGTAACTTTTGTTACATGCTATTGCATTTTTatatgttgtgacagtaaagtatgagacagaaaatctggaaaaaaaatgcactcCTCTGCCAAATACGCTGTAATGTCAGAAACAGCTAATTAGTGCCATGAGGAGGGTCTTaccgctgtcaatcaccctagTAACcctcccccttgctctctgATATGCTACCGCTGGCTCACCTCAACAGAGCCTGACTggtcaggctagttagcatggccactgacgacggcggataaacagttttcctgtaattaCAAGTTGTTTCTTCACTATTGGCACATTAAGCAGCAAATACACAATCGTGATTGAAAGCTCTAAGAGACTCCTCCTGGCTTCTGGTTGTTTCTGGCCAGGAgcagtgcatttctgcagatggctgtAGGATCATTGGGAGGAAGAGaagcttgatttttattttttattattcacagattatctgtctcatactatacTGTCACGACATTAGGAGatatgtaataaatatgaaaaaaaaacatagtcgttattaaagttacataatgaagctttaactaaatatttttttcatgtgcTAAATTAATTCTTCAATATACAGGTTGCTGTACATTTTTCCAttcatatattgtttttatcatgttttccCAATTTGTcctctcttctgtttttaagGTATCTGTGTGGCAGAGCCATTAGAGGTCATTGTTGAAAAAACTTTCTTCATTGACCTCAGGCTACCGTACTCTGCTGTCCATGGAGAACAACTTGAAGTTAAAGTAATTTTACATAACTACAATGACGAACCCGTCAGTGTGAGTCTGTCTGGAACTTTACAGCCTGAGCACCTCTATTTTAGTCAGTGCTACAAGGGACACAGTGAAAAGATGTACAAACTGAGCATCAAATATGTCATCAAAATATCTATTTGACAGgataattttagtttatttcaaaaattatttacagtatATGAGCAACAAAACCATTGCAAATGCAATATACTAGACTGAAAAcagcattacatttttgttaattttgttaaTAACCTATTTGCTGATGCCTCTCACTTATCATTGGCTTCTTGTTGTCTCGTTTAAGGTACGTGTGGACCTCCTTGAAGAAAAAGATGTGTGTAGCGCAGCCTTTAAGCGGCGAAGGTTTCAGCAGATGGTTAGAGTCGGGGCCCAAACTACACGTGCTGTACCATTCATTATTATTCCAATGAAGGAAGGGGAAGTCAAAATTACGGTTAAAGCAGCTATTACAGATTCAGAGACTGGCCTCTCAGATGGAATTGAGAGAAAATTACGGGTTGTGGTAAGTGTGAAAGACTAATGTGGTTTCTGAGTTTAGGATGCCATATTAGAActgtttttctcaaattttgAAGATGTTCTGTCTCTTaatagttttgctttttattcacaTTGTTGTTTGGACTACTTTACTATTTTTGCAGCCTAGAGGTGTATTGAAAAAATCCATTAGAAATGTACTACTTGCCCCTGCCGAGAAAGGTGTTAGTAAGTGTGCCCTCAAAATGAAAGCCATTTAAGAAATCTACCAATTTCCTctaattgaatacatttttgttttgttaggtGGTAGACAAGACGAAACTATAAATAGTGAGATTCCTCAAACAGAGTTTGTTCCAAACACACCTTTGAATACACACATCTTTGTCACAGGTAAGACGCAgtaaacagggaaaaaaatacaaagaaagttaCACAGTATTTGAAATCAATATTTAAGCACAAAGTGATCCACATGGGATGATAACAGTATTTTTACAATGAAAtattagcaaaacatttttattattggtTTACCTGCAAAGCTCATACTCCACCTTTGTCTGAGCCACCTGCAGTGGGTGCTTAAAGCTTTTAGGAGGTCTGGTCagcttagttttgttttatttctaaataatctAAGAATGTTTGTGCACCTCTCCTGCTCACAAAGGACGGGAACAGATGAGTTCACTATTGGAGAATGCTATTAGTGGAAAATCCATGGGAACACTGATCAGAGCACCGGGAGGCTGTGGAGAGCAGAACATGATCTCCATGACCCTGCCGGTCATTGCTACATTATATCTGGACAAAACCAACCAATGGGAAGATGTGGGCTTTCAGAAACGAGCGGAAGCTCTCCAACACATCAACACCGGTACGCTCAtgctaattatttatttctgaaaacatcAGAATGAAGAAATATACAGACATTTACAGAGCCTTCACTTACCCACTAAGAGTGACTTTGTATTACTTATCCTTTGTTAGATTTATGAAGATTTAATACCTGCCAtcaaatgttaaacatttttgtttcatgcaggttacaaaaatgaatttgcttaCCGTAAAAATGATGGCGGATTTGCTGTATTTCCTGATCGCCCAAGTGGCACTTGGTAAGGAACCTGTTTTTATAACTCACAAATGTTTGCACACCACTAAGTTTCGCAACTATTGGTTTTGAACATAAAAGAAACTTGCTGTGTTCTTGACACTATTTAGGTTGACTGCCTATGTTGCCAAGGTCTTTGCTATTGCCCATGGGCTGGTGAAAGTGGACAGCAATGTCATCTGCAAGGCTATTCAATTTCTTATTCTCAAAGCAAAGAACCCTGCTGGAATGTATAAGGAGGTTGGAGATATGAtccattttgaaatgattgtaAGTTTTTTGATTTAGTTAAAGTAGTCCTTAAATCTTTTTTGAAGCGAAAACCTGAGAAATCAACCAAAGTAATGCATATCTATATTATGCCTGTACACACATCTGTAGGGTGATGTGGCTGGTAGAGATTCAGATGCCTCCATGACGGCTTTTTGCCTGATTGCCATGCAAGAGTCGCGATCAATATGTTCTGACATTCCAGTAGGTACCTCACCACAATTATTTATAGCACAATATGTGGTATAGTAATCAAGAAACTAAGGCTAAAAGtacaacaacacatttttttctgtcttttttgcaGCATCTGAATTACATTATTTACCAATCAGTAACTTACCTGCAAAGTCGTCTTCCCCAACTAACCAACCCCTATGCTGTTGCTATAACGTCATATGCTTTGGCGAATGAAAATAAGCTGAACAAAGATATTCTCTACCAGTTTGCTGCTCCAGGTAGTGCTGACTAAgcatctgtttattttatgatcATTATTTATCAAGTATGGTGTAATGACAAAACTTTGGCTTTTTTGGGCTATTTCTTTCATAGACAAATCCCACTGGCCTTCATCCACAACCCATGAAAACACATTGGAAGCGACTGCGTATGCTCTTCTTGCCCTTGTCAACAACAGGGTGAGCACATCTTTAGAAAGACATACGCCAGAGTGTTTGCAGAAAAGTTATGACCGACGTGACTCGTGAGAAAACTCTCAGGAGAGGGGTTtatgaaacaggaaacagtgAAGATGTCTTGGTCCAGCAGGTTTCTTTATTAGGGAGTGGAATAACTGCAAGGGAATAGCGAAAGGGGAGCAAAGTCAATTATATTAATGAATATTGCAGATTAGTGGGTGAtattgaatagaatagaatagaatagaattcaactttattgtcattgcactgtcacaagtacaagcaacgagatgtagtttgcatctatccagaagtgctctacgagatataaatatttatttacagatgtacaagactatgtatgtatggactataaggggttatagcaaagagatatactgtagatattgtgtataaatataaatatgggagctatatgcacagattatacaaaTTATACacaatatacaagaatgttagggaatggattatagataaataatggcagataaaatttacaggttgtatgtgtgtgtgaagaaaacagtccgtgatgtgtgtgtgtgtgaggatagtccatgtgttgttgtatgagaggataggggagtacagtccttatagtttatgttttatgtcaggaggcgttcaaaagggtgacagctgtgggaaagaagctgttccggtgcctggtggttctggtccgtaggcttctgtaacgcctcccagagggcaggatgGCTGAAGAGTAGCGTTTTAAGCCAGGGAAGAGTGTGCAGGGTGCTGCTCCATGCGGTGTTGCATATGGGAGAGCGATGGAGGCTGAACAGATTAAGTTGAAGGATTTGAGGAAGTGATGAGCCTTGAAGGTGCCAGTCGTGGAGGAAGTAGTAGTGGTAGAGGTTACTGCACAAGGAGGCTTGAATAGTGAATCATGGAGAGGTCACAGAAGATTGAAACCGGGAGTGAGCTCTGGAGTTGTAACGCTTGGTTTGTGTTGAATGGAGAAGAGGAGGCGGCAGACTCTTTAGGAcagtcaaaaactcacaaccacactggtacaCTAGATTACAGTGTTTGTCCTTTAGTCAACACACTCTTCACCAACGTTACAACGCCCGGTTGAACAACTGATATATtatcaaacatgaaaataagCAGAGTATACATAGAACATACATAGAATATAAAagaatgaatataaaaaaatatatataaatgcattataaatacattatattatatacataaaatataaaagaaacgTAGAATCCATAACAAAATTAAAGCTAAAAGGTTACATTACTACCCTTATTTCTTTAAAGGTGGACAattgaagttttttatttattggttagtaattttgtgtgtggggCCTGGGGGTGATAAACTTGAGTTGCTAATACTATTTGCTTATCATGTTCCTGTGTGACCCTAGAGCTTTAGTTTGTTTATTACTGAGGCCGTTGCTCATTCGGTTATGTAGTGGTTGTAATATGCATTACAGTAAAATAGAATTAAGCTGTCAAAAGACaccgatttttttttccatttttaaaaacattaatggcttttgtcttttattcaaaGTCCTTTACAGAGGCAAAACCTATCGTAAGATGGCTCAGCCAACAGCAAAAGTCTGAAGGAGGCTATGGATCAACGCAGGTAACACTGAAGTTTTCTACATTCAACATAAAAATCTGGTTTGTTAGCATGGTGGTCATCTGTTGGTAACATGGTCCTGGTTCTCCATGTCACTGTCTGCAGGCTACCATTATGGTATACCAGGCTGTAGCAGAGTACTGGGCAAACGCTGAAGAATCTAAATATGATCTGAATGTGGACATTTCCTTACCAGGCAGGTCAAATCTTCTTAAGTATCATTTCCTCAAGGAAAGTCACTATTCAACAAAATCCGACAAGGTAggaatatattcatattttcaagtttatgtttgtgtatCACAGAGCTGGGGAGAAATCTTGGCCCATTCCTTTTGACAACAttgtttcagttcattttgttttacaaacataTGTTTATGCACAACTGATTTGCTCCTTTTCTATGAGATTATGTCCCTtctatgatttttaaaatatctaacaGTGTTTGGATTTCTTGGTGTTTAGTAAATGAACGGTTTATGTATCACCTGAAAATGGCACCTTGACTCAATTAATTTGCTTGTTACATGGAATAAGCAAGAAGTGCAGCAGTAAACAGTCACTCAATTAATTGTGCTTCAGCAGCTAAAACCAAATCTTCAATTATGACATGTATTTCAGTCTAAAGCCGTTGCTTTCTAAATGTGTTAATGCTTACCAGCATT carries:
- the LOC102235154 gene encoding complement C3-like isoform X2, with protein sequence MGSMMGISALQLLLVAFSCLTSQSSAFPLKVLSAPNLLRVGATENIFVEIQDCESEAEVPVEIAAWSFPTKAKKLASTPVRLTKKGNFQGLGRITIPADEFEIDSKRKQYVYLQADFGDHLLERVVLVSFEPGYIFIQTDKTIYTPNSNVNYRLFAIRPGMEPVERASQSEADALINIQIVTPDGAILQSTFFVMNSQIHSGMYQLGELVSPGIWKVIAKFSTSTQSFVSEFEVKEYVLPSFEVEVKPLQPCFYVDSKELKFNIEATYTFGKKVDGSAYVVFGVMHENQKKSISDSLQRIPITEGQGEAKITRENINTIKDVNSLVGETIFIKASVLTENGGELVEVELGGIKIVTSPYTISFKKTPRYFKPGVSFDVTIEVLNPDESPAKGVAVVVDPGSVSGLTGASGLARLTINTVASSDPLLITARTNVPQIPYERQASVNMTAYPYQHESSNYIHIGLDTTLLKLGTNMKINLYFKGQDKHCDITCLVFSRGQLVQYKRHRRESQSLITMILPITKEMLPSFRLVAYFHPTPQEVVSDSVWVDVEDTCMGSLTLSSNKKSYLPREKGMLELKITGDPGAKVGLVAVDKGVYILNNKYRLTQKKIWDVVEQYDTGCSPGGGNNSRNVFNDAGLLFKTNTAFETPYRTDLKCESHHRQKRAASISEVISKLANTYNATEKLKRECCLDGMKDIPVAYTCERRSNYISDGPDCVAAFLHCCNEMQKEQAKRREEILHLARSEVDDYHMSNIITTRSKFPESWLWYDITLPGCPRDDPDCVSTTFRKKYALPDSITTWQLTGISLSNTHGICVAEPLEVIVEKTFFIDLRLPYSAVHGEQLEVKVILHNYNDEPVSVRVDLLEEKDVCSAAFKRRRFQQMVRVGAQTTRAVPFIIIPMKEGEVKITVKAAITDSETGLSDGIERKLRVVPRGVLKKSIRNVLLAPAEKGGRQDETINSEIPQTEFVPNTPLNTHIFVTGREQMSSLLENAISGKSMGTLIRAPGGCGEQNMISMTLPVIATLYLDKTNQWEDVGFQKRAEALQHINTGYKNEFAYRKNDGGFAVFPDRPSGTWLTAYVAKVFAIAHGLVKVDSNVICKAIQFLILKAKNPAGMYKEVGDMIHFEMIGDVAGRDSDASMTAFCLIAMQESRSICSDIPHLNYIIYQSVTYLQSRLPQLTNPYAVAITSYALANENKLNKDILYQFAAPDKSHWPSSTTHENTLEATAYALLALVNNRSFTEAKPIVRWLSQQQKSEGGYGSTQATIMVYQAVAEYWANAEESKYDLNVDISLPGRSNLLKYHFLKESHYSTKSDKFTGVNKDVNITATGTGEATLKMVSFYYAIPKEEANDCTKFNLTVELAAESNNDEQSTYKLTLTYFFKSRERSATMSILDIGLPTGFSFDKEDLDKMSKGPSRLFSKYEFDKLLSDKGSLIIYLDRVSNKQPEMISFRIHQEIKVGVLQPAAVSLYEYYDRKPCKKFYRPGRESGELLRLCQGHVCTCAEENCSMQRKEKINNHERTEKACEVSSTHKIDFVYKARVEGFADSWSTDIFTVRIVEVIKQGTDKKSEGNLRKFLSYHHCRDALDLIVGQTYLIMGSSRDIHIDDQNQQFQYVLGENTWIEYWPSAEECQMGKHQSTCSGLNTLVQQLQTSRCRMK